The Glandiceps talaboti chromosome 1, keGlaTala1.1, whole genome shotgun sequence genome has a segment encoding these proteins:
- the LOC144443624 gene encoding dual specificity protein phosphatase 7-like — translation MTLDETMAQGKGNEWLHEQLATNDNLVLLDCRASRDFNQSHIEGAINVTLPTLLLRRLKKGHVVCFKTLISSEQGKEKFLKKSKIGTVMVYDDHTSNLNENADSVLCLLLKKLKEDGCHVFYLQGGFHVFKEKYPNLCEKHDSDEDTLRIGMQGLNINCNDDVNPETPLDNSFPVEILPYLFLGSAQDSKNIDMLSKRGIKYVLNVTPNMPNCFEHEGDFKYLQIPISDHWSQNLSVFFPEAIDFIEEARQAECGILVHCLAGISRSVTVTVAYLMQKLALSLNDAYDYVKKRKANISPNFNFMGQLLDFESTLSNSPCRKGTCTCALEGRKCMSPDTSMFSCTTDKKSSYEFHFDISPS, via the exons ATGACATTAGACGAAACTATGGCACAAGGCAAAGGGAATGAATGGTTACATGAACAGCTCGCGACAAACGATAATTTAGTGCTGCTCGACTGCCGAGCAAGCAGAGACTTCAACCAATCGCACATCGAAGGAGCCATTAATGTCACTCTACCAACTCTCTTACTTAGAAGACTCAAGAAAGGACACGTTGTGTGTTTTAAGACCCTTATATCAAGCGAACAAGGCAAGGAGAAATTTTTGAAGAAATCTAAAATTGGAACTGTCATGGTGTATGATGACCACACTTCAAATTTGAACGAGAATGCAGATAGTGTCTTGTGTTTGCTTCTGAAGAAATTGAAAGAAGATGGCTGCCATGTGTTTTACTTGCAAG GAGGCTTCCATGTGTTTAAAGAGAAGTATCCCAACCTCTGTGAGAAGCATGACAGTGATGAAGACACCTTGAGGATAGGCATGCAGGGACTCaatatcaattgtaatgatgatgTGAACCCAGAAACGCCACTGGACAATAGTTTTCCTGTAGAAATTTTGCCATACTTATTTTTGGGATCAGCACAAGACTCCAAAAACATTGACATGCTTTCTAAACGTGGGATAAAGTATGTTTTGAATGTGACTCCTAATATGCCAAACTGCTTTGAACATGAGGGTGACTTCAAATACTTGCAGATACCAATTAGTGACCACTGGAGTCAGAACTTGTCAGTTTTCTTTCCTGAGGCCATTGATTTCATTG AAGAAGCAAGGCAAGCCGAATGTGGTATCTTAGTTCACTGTTTAGCTGGTATTAGTCGTTCTGTTACCGTAACGGTGGCGTACTTAATGCAGAAATTGGCTCTTTCACTCAATGATGCATATGACTATGTCAAGAAGAGGAAAGCCAACATCTCGCCAAACTTCAATTTTATGGGACAATTACTAGACTTTGAAAGTACATTAAGTAACAGTCCGTGTCGGAAaggcacatgtacatgtgctcTGGAAGGAAGGAAATGCATGAGTCCAGATACATCAATGTTTTCCTGTACCACAGACAAGAAAAGTAGTTACGAGTTTCACTTTGACATTTCACCAAGCTGA
- the LOC144438751 gene encoding uncharacterized protein LOC144438751: MATVLEDPTLERHFKGHRDTVTSVDFNPNMKQLASGAMDSNLMVWNFKPQMRAYRFVGHKDSIMSVHFSPSGHLVASASRDKTVRLWIPSVKGESTVFKAHTATVRSVEFSPDGQHLVSASDDKTVKVWTVHRQRFQFSLSQHQNWVRCAKWSPDGRLIVSGSDDKTVKVWDRTSKECVHTFFEHGGFVNHVAFHPSGTCIAAAGTDSTVKVWDIRMNKLLQHYQAHTSAVNSLSFHPSGNYLITASNDSTLKILDLLEGRLFYTLHGHQGPATAVAFSRSGEYFASGGSDEQVMVWKTNFDQIDYNEVLQSHKLRTVEEPRPHIHDIHPKSPQQRPAVPSSAPWVDARTEPRNMSAPPPAVTNVGPAMFAQPMVNGSAKTGLHHLEMSSADIDRRALQDEPDSAHKSSAPVTIPLEERNMPAQLSKTLEQIVSQLDVITQTVSILEQRMTMTENKLRECLDNQQKITLQVRPNE; the protein is encoded by the exons ATGGCTACCGTACTG GAGGATCCAACCCTGGAGAGGCATTTCAAAGGACACAGGGACACTGTCACCAGTGTAGATTTTAACCCCAACATGAAACAACTAG CCTCTGGAGCCATGGATTCCAACTTGATGGTATGGAATTTTAAACCACAGATGAGAGCTTATCGATTTGTTGGACATAAG GATTCCATTATGAGTGTACATTTTTCACCATCTGGTCATCTTGTAGCATCAGCATCAAGAGATAAAACAGTCAGGTTGTGGATTCCTAGTGT GAAAGGAGAAAGTACAGTTTTCAAAGCTCACACAGCTACAGTCAGAAGTGTGGAATTCTCTCCAGATGGTCAACATTTAGTTTCAGCATCAGATGATAAAACTGTCAAG GTTTGGACAGTTCACAGACAAAGGTTTCAGTTTTCTCTAAGTCAACATCAGAATTGGGTTCGATGTGCTAAATGGTCACCAGATGGAAGGTTGATTGTGTCTGGAAGTGATGACAAAACTGTGAAAGTATGGGACAGAACTAGCAAAGAATGCGTTCATACTTTCTTTGAGCATGGCGG GTTTGTGAATCATGTAGCATTCCATCCAAGTGGGACATGTATTGCAGCAGCTGGTACAGACAGTACAGTGAAAGTCTGGGATATCAGAATGAATAAATTGTTACAACATTACCAAG CACATACAAGTGCAGTCAATAGTCTATCATTTCACCCAAGTGGAAATTACCTCATAACTGCATCCAACGACTCCACTTTGAAAATACTTGATCTTTTAGAAGGAAGGTTGTTTTATACTCTGCATGGTCACCAG gGACCAGCCACTGCTGTTGCTTTCTCAAGGTCTGGTGAATACTTTGCGTCAGGAGGTTCTGATGAACAG GTGATGGTATGGAAGACAAACTTTGACCAGATAGACTACAATGAAGTTCTCCAATCTCACAAACTACGTACTGTTGAAGAACCAAGACCACATATTCATGATATACACCCCAAATCACCACAACAACGACCTGCTGTGCCCTCATCAGCACCATGG GTGGATGCAAGAACAGAGCCAAGGAACATGTCAGCGCCGCCACCGGCTGTAACTAACGTAGGGCCAGCAATGTTTGCACAGCCCATG GTTAATGGTTCAGCCAAGACTGGTCTGCACCATCTAGAGATGTCATCCGCTGACATTGATAGACGAGCTCTCCAGGATGAACCAGATTCAGCCCACAAAAGTTCCGCCCCTGTTACTATTCCACTAGAGGAGAGAAATATGCCAGCCCAACTATCAAAAACACTTGAACAGATTGTTTCACAACTGGATGTCATCACACAG ACCGTATCAATTCTTGAACAAAGAATGACCATGACAGAGAATAAATTGCGAGAATGTTTAGACAACCAACAGAAGATTACACTGCAAGTTAGACCCAATGAATAG
- the LOC144438837 gene encoding cyclin-Q-like, which produces MDDKKLSSGTTGVTSTDNRIHFKAISFILEAGIKLHLESVPMATACLIYHRFFKECNVDIYDPYLVASSAIYLAAKVCEQQIRLRDIINVCYGTLHKDKPALEVDSKYWELRESVVTCELLMLRVLKFQIAFELPHKYLLHYMKSVRDYIDPDVWKDIPISSTAWAFLRDSYHSDLCLRVHPQHLAVTVLYFALQCHGVAIPFNDTAKRQWWQVLCEDVKEESMQSIIEELIDMYDMEMRV; this is translated from the exons ATGGACGATAAAAAGTTATCATCTGGCACTACTGGGGTTACAAGTACAGATAATCGTATACATTTCAAAGCCATTTCCTTTATACTGGAAGCAGGAATCAAACTTCATCTGGAGTCTGTTCCTATGGCAACTGCATGCTTAATTTATCACCGTTTCTTCAAGGAATGTAATGTTGACATTTATGATCCTTACTTGGTTGCATCTTCAGCAATATATTTAGCAGCAAAAGTCTGTGAGCAACAGATTCGACTACGAgacatcatcaatgtatgttacGG AACTCTCCACAAGGATAAACCTGCACTGGAAGTGGACAGCAAATACTGGGAACTCCGTGAAAGCGTTGTAACGTGTGAATTACTAATGTTAAGAGTATTGAAGTTTCAGATAGCATTtgaactaccacacaagtatcTGTTACATTATATGAAGTCTGTACGAGATTACATAGACCCTGATGTGTGGAAAGACATTCCTATCAGTTCAACAGCATGGGCATTTCTACGTGACAGTTACCATAGTGATTTATGTTTACGAGTTCATCCTCAGCATCTAGCTGTGACAGTACTCTACTTTGCATTGCAATGTCACGGTGTAGCTATTCCATTCAATGATACAGCCAAACGACAATGGTGGCAG GTTTTATGTGAAGATGTTAAGGAAGAAAGTATGCAAAGCATAATTGAAGAACTGATTGATATGTATGACATGGAAATGAGAGTCtga
- the LOC144439080 gene encoding ribonuclease P protein subunit p14-like produces the protein MKRIVSKGPADYFYLKVSLEFEESGFQVDVLLFKAIIVKALLTMYGEVGAAITVDVLKYNEDSKEAILRVHNSGFSKLWSALTLFGQYLNKECVFRVHQVSSCLMALAVNSRQHMIPV, from the exons ATGAAAAGGATTGTCAGTAAAGGACCAGCAGATTACTTTTACTTGAAAGTGTCACT GGAGTTTGAAGAGAGTGGCTTTCAGGTTGATGTGCTGTTATTCAAAGCTATCATTGTGAAAGCTCTATTGACAATGTATGGAGAGGTTGGTGCTGCAATTACAGTGGATGTCTTGAAGTACAATGAAGATAGTAAAGAAGCTATTTTAAGAGTACATAACAG CGGTTTCTCCAAACTGTGGAGTGCCCTCACATTGTTTGGTCAATATTTAAACAAGGAATGTGTCTTTCGTGTACACCAG GTATCCTCCTGTCTCATGGCCTTAGCCGTCAACAGTAGACAACATATGATTCCTGTGTGA